A single region of the Ornithorhynchus anatinus isolate Pmale09 chromosome 13, mOrnAna1.pri.v4, whole genome shotgun sequence genome encodes:
- the EPHA1 gene encoding ephrin type-A receptor 1 isoform X1, translating to MERRCPPGLGLALLLLCAPLPPGVPAKEVTLLDTSVAQGELGWLLDPPETGWSEVQQMLNGTPIYMYQDCPVLGTGEADHWLRSNWIYRGEVPTRVFAELRFTVRDCRSFSEAGSGPLGCKETFNLFFMESDQDVGIQLHRPLFQKVTTVAADQSFTVRDLAIGAMRLNVERCLLGRLTHRGLYLAFQNPGACVALVSVRVFYQRCPEIERGLARFPDTLPSPVGLTEVSGTCLPHAHPSLDPGPRMYCSPDGEWLVPVGECHCGAGYQDEEGECTACPRGFYRPDSDVRRCLKCPPRSSSSSEAATFCSCVTGYYRAPAEDAEVACTRPPSAPRNLSSSLVGTQLTLHWEPPGNTGGRRDISYSVTCTRYPGPEEGPCGGGVRFSPGASGLSETRVRVEGLEPYTNYSFRVDAHNGVSGLVTPETPGPASAASLSIRVGHAEPLVGLSLELVKQGPRQLELSWTGPRLLRSPAGTLRYELRVLNQDEERHETVSEPRVLLKELEPDTVYLVRVRALTPLGPGPFSPDHEFRTSRPLESEGLSGGEIVAVIFGLLLGLAFVFGLFVFCRRRTQPQSQGQPETCTPVGGREEKVWLKPYVDLQAYEDPVQGALDSTRELEPAWLTIDMVIGEGEFGEVFRGSLRVPGQDRVAVAIKTLKASSPDGQWWNFLREATIMGQFSHRHIVRLEGVVTKRKPMMIVTEFMENGALDAFLRAHEEQLGAGQLVSMLQGIASGMSYLNDRGYVHRDLAARNILVSRGLRCKVSDFGLSRLLENDTEGTYETQGGKIPIRWTAPEAIAHRIFTAASDVWSFGVVMWEVLSFGDKPYGDMTNQEVMKSIEDGYRLPPPVDCPAPLYELMKSCWAHERARRPRFRQIQAQLEQLLASPHALRTVADFDPRVTLRLPSVSGSDGIPYRSVPEWLESIRMKRYILHFRSAGLDTMESVLELTAEDLNQMGVTLPGHQKRILCSIQGFKD from the exons ATGGAGCGGCGCTGCCCCCCGGGGCTCGGGCTGGCGCTCTTGCTGCTCTgcgcccccctgcccccgggggtccccgccaAGGAAG TCACCCTCCTGGAcaccagcgtggcccagggggAACTGGGCTGGCTCCTGGACCCTCCCGAGACCGGG TGGAGCGAGGTCCAGCAGATGCTGAACGGGACGCCCATCTACATGTACCAGGACTGCCCGGTGCTGGGGACCGGCGAGGCCGACCACTGGCTTCGCTCCAACTGGATCTACCGCGGGGAGGTCCCGACCCGCGTCTTCGCCGAGCTGCGGTTCACCGTGCGCGACTGCAGGAGCTTCTCCGAAGCCGGGTCCGGCCCGCTCGGCTGCAAGGAGACCTTCAACCTCTTCTTCATGGAGTCCGATCAGGACGTCGGCATCCAGCTGCATCGGCCCCTCTTCCAAAAG GTGACCACGGTGGCCGCGGACCAGAGCTTCACGGTGCGCGACCTGGCGATAGGAGCCATGCGGCTGAACGTGGAACGCTGCCTGCTGGGCCGCCTGACCCACCGCGGTCTGTACCTGGCCTTCCAGAACCCGGGCGCCTGCGTGGCCCTGGTGTCCGTGCGTGTGTTCTACCAACGCTGCCCCGAGATCGAGCGGGGCCTGGCCCGCTTCCCCGACACCTTGCCCAGCCCCGTGGGTCTGACTGAGGTTTCGGGCACTTGCCTGCCCCACGCCCACCCCAGCCTCGACCCTGGCCCCCGCATGTACTGCAGCCCTGACGGAGAGTGGCTGGTGCCCGTGGGGGAGTGCCACTGTGGCGCCGGTTatcaggatgaggagggagaatgtACCG cctgccCGAGGGGCTTCTACCGGCCAGACTCCGATGTCCGCCGCTGCCTCAAGTGTCCCCCCCGCAGCTCATCCAGCTCCGAGGCGGCCACGTtctgcagctgtgtgaccggctACTACCGAGCCCCGGCCGAAGATGCCGAGGTGGCCTGCACCC GTCCCCCGTCTGCCCCCCGCAATCTGAGCTCCTCCCTGGTCGGTACGCAGCTAACCCtacactgggagccccccgggaaCACCGGGGGCCGGCGAGACATCAGCTACAGCGTCACCTGCACCCGTTACCCTGGCCCAGAGGAAGGGCCCTGTGGGGGGGGCGTCCGGTTCTCCCCAGGGGCCTCTGGGCTCAGCGAGACCAGGGTGAGGGTCGAGGGACTCGAGCCCTACACCAACTACAGCTTCCGCGTAGATGCCCACAACGGGGTCTCCGGCCTGGTCACCCCcgagacccccggccccgccagcgCCGCCTCGCTCTCCATCCGCGTCGGGCATGCAG AGCCCCTGGTGGGCCTGTCCCTCGAGCTGGTGAAGCAGGGGCCACGGCAGCTGGAGCTGAGCTGGACGGGCCCCCGGCTGCTGCGGAGTCCGGCGGGGACCCTCCGGTACGAGCTGCGTGTGCTGAACCAG GACGAGGAGCGCCACGAGACCGTGTCGGAGCCGCGGGTGCTGCTGAAGGAACTGGAGCCGGACACGGTCTACCTGGTGCGCGTGCGGGCCCTTACCCCCCTGGGGCCTGGACCTTTCTCCCCCGACCACGAGTTCCGCACGAGCCGCCCCCTCG AGTCGGAGGGCCTGTCTGGGGGCGAGATCGTGGCCGTCATTTTTGGCCTGCTGCTCGGACTGGCCTTTGTGTTCGGCCTCTTCGTCTTCTGCAGAAG GAGAACCCAGCCACAATCTCAAGGCCAGCCAGAGACGTGCACCCCTGTAGGGGGGCGAG AGGAGAAGGTATGGCTGAAGCCCTACGTGGACCTGCAAGCCTATGAAGATCCAGTGCAGGGTGCCTTGGACTCCACCCGGGAGCTAGAGCCAGCCTGGCTGACCATCGACATGGTCATTGGGGAGG GAGAGTTTGGGGAGGTGTTCCGGGGGTCACTACGAGTCCCCGGGCAGGACCGCGTCGCTGTGGCCATCAAGACCCTGAAGGCCTCGTCCCCCGACGGTCAATGGTGGAACTTCCTCCGTGAAGCCACCATCATGGGACAGTTCAGCCATCGCCATATCGTGCGCCTGGAGGGGGTCGTCACCAAAA GGAAACCTATGATGATCGTCACGGAATTCATGGAGAACGGGGCCCTGGATGCCTTCCTGAGG GCCCATGAGGAGCAGCTGGGCGCAGGGCAGCTGGTGTCCATGCTCCAAGGCATCGCCTCGGGTATGAGCTACCTGAATGACCGCGGCTACGTCCACCGCGACCTAGCTGCCCGCAACATCCTGGTGAGCCGCGGCCTCCGCTGCAAAGTGTCTGACTTCGGTTTGAGCCGCCTGCTGGAGAATGACACTGAGGGCACCTATGAGACCCAG GGTGGGAAGATCCCGATCCGCTGGACGGCACCCGAAGCCATCGCTCACCGCATCTTCACTGCGGCCAGCGACGTCTGGAGCTTTGGGGTGGTGATGTGGGAGGTGCTGAGCTTCGGGGACAAACCCTATGGTGACATGACCAACCAGGAG gtgatgaagagcaTCGAAGACGGGTACCGCTTGCCCCCTCCCGTGGACTGCCCGGCCCCGCTCTACGAGCTCATGAAGAGCTGCTGGGCCCACGAGCGAGCCCGCAGGCCCCGCTTCCGCCAAATCCAAGCCCAGCTGGAACAGCTGCTTGCCAGCCCCCATGCCCTGCGCACTGTGGCAGACTTCGACCCCAG GGTGACCCTGCGCCTGCCCAGCGTGAGCGGCTCGGACGGGATACCCTACCGCAGTGTCCCCGAGTGGCTCGAGTCCATCCGCATGAAGCGTTACATCTTGCACTTCCGTTCGGCCGGGCTGGACACTATGGAGTCGGTCCTGGAGCTGACCGCTGA GGACCTGAACCAGATGGGGGTGACGCTGCCTGGGCACCAGAAACGGATTCTCTGCAGCATTCAGGGCTTCAAGGACTGA
- the EPHA1 gene encoding ephrin type-A receptor 1 isoform X2, whose amino-acid sequence MERRCPPGLGLALLLLCAPLPPGVPAKEVTLLDTSVAQGELGWLLDPPETGWSEVQQMLNGTPIYMYQDCPVLGTGEADHWLRSNWIYRGEVPTRVFAELRFTVRDCRSFSEAGSGPLGCKETFNLFFMESDQDVGIQLHRPLFQKVTTVAADQSFTVRDLAIGAMRLNVERCLLGRLTHRGLYLAFQNPGACVALVSVRVFYQRCPEIERGLARFPDTLPSPVGLTEVSGTCLPHAHPSLDPGPRMYCSPDGEWLVPVGECHCGAGYQDEEGECTACPRGFYRPDSDVRRCLKCPPRSSSSSEAATFCSCVTGYYRAPAEDAEVACTRPPSAPRNLSSSLVDAHNGVSGLVTPETPGPASAASLSIRVGHAEPLVGLSLELVKQGPRQLELSWTGPRLLRSPAGTLRYELRVLNQDEERHETVSEPRVLLKELEPDTVYLVRVRALTPLGPGPFSPDHEFRTSRPLESEGLSGGEIVAVIFGLLLGLAFVFGLFVFCRRRTQPQSQGQPETCTPVGGREEKVWLKPYVDLQAYEDPVQGALDSTRELEPAWLTIDMVIGEGEFGEVFRGSLRVPGQDRVAVAIKTLKASSPDGQWWNFLREATIMGQFSHRHIVRLEGVVTKRKPMMIVTEFMENGALDAFLRAHEEQLGAGQLVSMLQGIASGMSYLNDRGYVHRDLAARNILVSRGLRCKVSDFGLSRLLENDTEGTYETQGGKIPIRWTAPEAIAHRIFTAASDVWSFGVVMWEVLSFGDKPYGDMTNQEVMKSIEDGYRLPPPVDCPAPLYELMKSCWAHERARRPRFRQIQAQLEQLLASPHALRTVADFDPRVTLRLPSVSGSDGIPYRSVPEWLESIRMKRYILHFRSAGLDTMESVLELTAEDLNQMGVTLPGHQKRILCSIQGFKD is encoded by the exons ATGGAGCGGCGCTGCCCCCCGGGGCTCGGGCTGGCGCTCTTGCTGCTCTgcgcccccctgcccccgggggtccccgccaAGGAAG TCACCCTCCTGGAcaccagcgtggcccagggggAACTGGGCTGGCTCCTGGACCCTCCCGAGACCGGG TGGAGCGAGGTCCAGCAGATGCTGAACGGGACGCCCATCTACATGTACCAGGACTGCCCGGTGCTGGGGACCGGCGAGGCCGACCACTGGCTTCGCTCCAACTGGATCTACCGCGGGGAGGTCCCGACCCGCGTCTTCGCCGAGCTGCGGTTCACCGTGCGCGACTGCAGGAGCTTCTCCGAAGCCGGGTCCGGCCCGCTCGGCTGCAAGGAGACCTTCAACCTCTTCTTCATGGAGTCCGATCAGGACGTCGGCATCCAGCTGCATCGGCCCCTCTTCCAAAAG GTGACCACGGTGGCCGCGGACCAGAGCTTCACGGTGCGCGACCTGGCGATAGGAGCCATGCGGCTGAACGTGGAACGCTGCCTGCTGGGCCGCCTGACCCACCGCGGTCTGTACCTGGCCTTCCAGAACCCGGGCGCCTGCGTGGCCCTGGTGTCCGTGCGTGTGTTCTACCAACGCTGCCCCGAGATCGAGCGGGGCCTGGCCCGCTTCCCCGACACCTTGCCCAGCCCCGTGGGTCTGACTGAGGTTTCGGGCACTTGCCTGCCCCACGCCCACCCCAGCCTCGACCCTGGCCCCCGCATGTACTGCAGCCCTGACGGAGAGTGGCTGGTGCCCGTGGGGGAGTGCCACTGTGGCGCCGGTTatcaggatgaggagggagaatgtACCG cctgccCGAGGGGCTTCTACCGGCCAGACTCCGATGTCCGCCGCTGCCTCAAGTGTCCCCCCCGCAGCTCATCCAGCTCCGAGGCGGCCACGTtctgcagctgtgtgaccggctACTACCGAGCCCCGGCCGAAGATGCCGAGGTGGCCTGCACCC GTCCCCCGTCTGCCCCCCGCAATCTGAGCTCCTCCCTGGTCG ATGCCCACAACGGGGTCTCCGGCCTGGTCACCCCcgagacccccggccccgccagcgCCGCCTCGCTCTCCATCCGCGTCGGGCATGCAG AGCCCCTGGTGGGCCTGTCCCTCGAGCTGGTGAAGCAGGGGCCACGGCAGCTGGAGCTGAGCTGGACGGGCCCCCGGCTGCTGCGGAGTCCGGCGGGGACCCTCCGGTACGAGCTGCGTGTGCTGAACCAG GACGAGGAGCGCCACGAGACCGTGTCGGAGCCGCGGGTGCTGCTGAAGGAACTGGAGCCGGACACGGTCTACCTGGTGCGCGTGCGGGCCCTTACCCCCCTGGGGCCTGGACCTTTCTCCCCCGACCACGAGTTCCGCACGAGCCGCCCCCTCG AGTCGGAGGGCCTGTCTGGGGGCGAGATCGTGGCCGTCATTTTTGGCCTGCTGCTCGGACTGGCCTTTGTGTTCGGCCTCTTCGTCTTCTGCAGAAG GAGAACCCAGCCACAATCTCAAGGCCAGCCAGAGACGTGCACCCCTGTAGGGGGGCGAG AGGAGAAGGTATGGCTGAAGCCCTACGTGGACCTGCAAGCCTATGAAGATCCAGTGCAGGGTGCCTTGGACTCCACCCGGGAGCTAGAGCCAGCCTGGCTGACCATCGACATGGTCATTGGGGAGG GAGAGTTTGGGGAGGTGTTCCGGGGGTCACTACGAGTCCCCGGGCAGGACCGCGTCGCTGTGGCCATCAAGACCCTGAAGGCCTCGTCCCCCGACGGTCAATGGTGGAACTTCCTCCGTGAAGCCACCATCATGGGACAGTTCAGCCATCGCCATATCGTGCGCCTGGAGGGGGTCGTCACCAAAA GGAAACCTATGATGATCGTCACGGAATTCATGGAGAACGGGGCCCTGGATGCCTTCCTGAGG GCCCATGAGGAGCAGCTGGGCGCAGGGCAGCTGGTGTCCATGCTCCAAGGCATCGCCTCGGGTATGAGCTACCTGAATGACCGCGGCTACGTCCACCGCGACCTAGCTGCCCGCAACATCCTGGTGAGCCGCGGCCTCCGCTGCAAAGTGTCTGACTTCGGTTTGAGCCGCCTGCTGGAGAATGACACTGAGGGCACCTATGAGACCCAG GGTGGGAAGATCCCGATCCGCTGGACGGCACCCGAAGCCATCGCTCACCGCATCTTCACTGCGGCCAGCGACGTCTGGAGCTTTGGGGTGGTGATGTGGGAGGTGCTGAGCTTCGGGGACAAACCCTATGGTGACATGACCAACCAGGAG gtgatgaagagcaTCGAAGACGGGTACCGCTTGCCCCCTCCCGTGGACTGCCCGGCCCCGCTCTACGAGCTCATGAAGAGCTGCTGGGCCCACGAGCGAGCCCGCAGGCCCCGCTTCCGCCAAATCCAAGCCCAGCTGGAACAGCTGCTTGCCAGCCCCCATGCCCTGCGCACTGTGGCAGACTTCGACCCCAG GGTGACCCTGCGCCTGCCCAGCGTGAGCGGCTCGGACGGGATACCCTACCGCAGTGTCCCCGAGTGGCTCGAGTCCATCCGCATGAAGCGTTACATCTTGCACTTCCGTTCGGCCGGGCTGGACACTATGGAGTCGGTCCTGGAGCTGACCGCTGA GGACCTGAACCAGATGGGGGTGACGCTGCCTGGGCACCAGAAACGGATTCTCTGCAGCATTCAGGGCTTCAAGGACTGA